In Trifolium pratense cultivar HEN17-A07 linkage group LG7, ARS_RC_1.1, whole genome shotgun sequence, a genomic segment contains:
- the LOC123895925 gene encoding uncharacterized protein LOC123895925 encodes MFEMGPGKVAAKTFYDVEFPKGHVGIKSFDAELVDEEGNSVPLYEAYLHHWFAIKYQEKDWNMSKIIPKDPMEGAIYIRNDGTCNTYILPIYWGLGAESRGTKSKIPDPYAVEHGNPSKIPFGYQEKWLLNLLIIDTRGTEDREGCTECRCDHFNLPTNFYNATVGIDGKPLGSSYKGGLFCCQDNLQCKLQKDFEAPMRKLALRYKITWVDWNQQQIPLRFYVLDSTDRVRTNGSQFIHDCQNF; translated from the exons ATGTTTGAAATGGGTCCCGGGAAAGTCGCAGCTAAAACATTTTATGATGTTGAATTTCCAAAAGGTCATGTTGGAATCAAGAGCTTTGATGCTGAACTAGTCGATGAAGAAGGAAATTCCGTACCATTATATGAAGCATACCTACATCATTGGTTTGCTATAAAATACCAAGAAAAAGATTGGAATATGTCAAAAATAATCCCTAAGGATCCTATGGAAGGTGCCATTTACATTAGAAATGACGGAACGTGTAATACTTATATTCTTCCAATTTATTGGGGTTTGGGAGCTGAATCACGAGGAACAAAATCAAAAATTCCAGATCCTTATGCTGTAGAACATGGAAACCCTTCAAAAATTCCATTTGGATACCAAGAAAAGTGGCTCCTGAATCTCTTGATCATTGATACACGTGGTACAGAAGATAGAGAAGGTTGTACTGAATGTAGGTGTGACCATTTCAATTTGCCAACGAATTTTTATAATGCAACAGTTGGAATTGATGGAAAACCATTGGGATCAAGTTATAAAGGAGGACTCTTTTGTTGCCAAGATAATTTACAGTGCAAATTGCAAAAGGATTTTGAAGCACCTATGAGAAAGCTTGCCTTGAGATACAAAATAACATGGGTTGAttggaatcaacaacaaattcCTCTAAGGTTTTATGTACTTGATTCAACTGATCGAGTTAGAACAAATGGTTCCCAATTTATTCATGATTGTCAG aatttttaa